The Nocardioides humi genome includes a region encoding these proteins:
- a CDS encoding FAD binding domain-containing protein, translating to MITALAEKEGRRRHHRIWRRPGRWWIALMRALYPLGLHHVLHRWGTRFGRGVGTGVADPDGVTSLSAPGDLDAVVREAAAGAQVIGGGSDALVERRREAAPATVLVSTRSVLALRAVRWAEDGALHCGAAVTLAELAEATRETVPVIADAIDSIASAQIRNVATVAGNLVQEKRCWFFRNGFSCYKRNGVTSPCYAVMGDHRFQHAVIDGHRCQAVTPSDLATVLTALDARVELAAASDRRTLTIEEFFVGPGETALRPGEVVVEIVVPAAAVRRRSAFRKLNLYTGDFATASAAISGEIDASGTWVEARLVLGAVAPVPWRAAEAEHWLRGRTAPTAAQLRAVLDRELDREAHPLPGNGWKLDAVAGLAEHVLESVTATRADVDRAATR from the coding sequence GTGATCACCGCGCTCGCGGAGAAGGAGGGCCGGCGGCGCCACCACCGGATCTGGCGGCGGCCCGGCCGCTGGTGGATCGCGTTGATGCGCGCGCTCTACCCGCTGGGCCTGCACCATGTCCTCCACCGCTGGGGCACCCGGTTCGGTCGCGGCGTCGGCACCGGCGTCGCCGACCCGGACGGGGTCACCTCGCTGAGTGCGCCCGGCGACCTGGACGCCGTCGTGCGCGAGGCGGCGGCCGGCGCGCAGGTGATCGGCGGCGGCAGCGACGCCCTGGTCGAGCGACGCCGGGAGGCCGCTCCCGCCACCGTCCTGGTGTCGACGCGCAGTGTGCTCGCCCTGCGCGCAGTCCGGTGGGCGGAGGACGGCGCGCTCCACTGCGGCGCCGCGGTGACCCTCGCCGAGCTCGCCGAGGCCACCCGTGAGACGGTGCCGGTGATCGCGGACGCGATCGACTCGATCGCCTCCGCGCAGATCCGCAACGTGGCCACCGTGGCCGGGAACCTGGTCCAGGAGAAGAGGTGCTGGTTCTTCCGCAACGGCTTCTCCTGCTACAAGCGCAACGGCGTCACGAGTCCCTGCTACGCCGTCATGGGCGACCATCGCTTCCAGCATGCGGTGATCGACGGGCACCGCTGCCAGGCCGTCACGCCGTCCGACCTGGCCACGGTGCTGACCGCGCTGGACGCCCGCGTCGAGCTGGCCGCCGCGAGCGATCGTCGGACGCTGACGATCGAGGAGTTCTTCGTCGGACCGGGAGAGACCGCGCTGCGTCCGGGCGAGGTCGTCGTCGAGATCGTCGTCCCGGCCGCGGCCGTGCGTCGGCGCAGCGCCTTCCGCAAGCTCAACCTGTACACCGGCGACTTCGCCACCGCCTCGGCGGCGATCTCGGGCGAGATCGACGCATCCGGCACCTGGGTCGAGGCCCGGCTCGTCCTCGGCGCGGTGGCTCCGGTGCCGTGGCGGGCCGCGGAGGCCGAGCACTGGCTGCGGGGCCGGACCGCGCCGACCGCCGCGCAGCTGCGCGCCGTGCTGGACCGTGAGCTGGACCGCGAGGCGCACCCGCTGCCCGGCAACGGCTGGAAGCTGGACGCGGTCGCGGGTCTCGCGGAGCACGTGCTGGAGTCGGTGACCGCGACGCGTGCGGACGTCGACCGCGCAGCGACGCGATGA
- a CDS encoding DUF1989 domain-containing protein — translation MSEPLWAEIVPARSHLPAFVLEAGDVLRVEDLAGQQAADVVLAPLDDPRDWLSCIYTQLLNRTTRITAGHVLYSKRARPLAAVVADTAGVHWFGGGCCSAETNAFRYGAAPGGSCRENLVLSLAGRIAGAMDLELDACASLFMNIAVAGDGGMEIVAPTSGPGDHVDLRAERDLLVAVSACPQERNPCNGFEPSAVGLSTWRY, via the coding sequence ATGAGCGAGCCGCTGTGGGCCGAGATCGTCCCGGCCAGGTCCCACCTCCCGGCGTTCGTCCTCGAGGCGGGTGATGTGCTGCGGGTCGAGGACCTGGCCGGGCAGCAGGCCGCCGACGTCGTGCTCGCGCCCCTCGACGACCCGCGGGACTGGCTGTCGTGCATCTACACCCAGCTGCTGAACCGGACCACCCGGATCACCGCCGGCCACGTCCTGTACTCCAAGCGGGCCCGGCCGCTGGCCGCGGTGGTGGCCGACACCGCGGGCGTCCACTGGTTCGGCGGCGGCTGTTGCAGCGCCGAGACCAACGCCTTCCGGTACGGCGCCGCGCCGGGCGGCAGCTGCCGCGAGAACCTGGTCCTCAGCCTGGCCGGCCGCATCGCCGGGGCGATGGACCTCGAGCTGGACGCGTGTGCGTCCCTGTTCATGAACATCGCCGTGGCCGGCGACGGCGGGATGGAGATCGTGGCGCCGACGAGCGGTCCGGGCGACCACGTCGACCTGCGGGCCGAGCGCGACCTGCTGGTCGCGGTGTCGGCCTGTCCGCAGGAGCGCAACCCGTGCAACGGCTTCGAACCTTCTGCCGTCGGACTGTCGACGTGGCGCTATTAG
- a CDS encoding MEMO1 family protein, which translates to MSRIVLGVGASHSTLMNTHWDEVDHLPAAHEFRDGLGRAADAIAAARPDAVVVIGSNHFRGLFLDLMPSITVGVSEVIGAGEANTPAGPLPVDRDLAKHIVDTLVDSSFDPAFSLRLTVDHGITHGLQHLVPALDVPIVPIVLNMFAPPLIPLARAEAIGRTLRAALESDGRDQRIVVIASGGLSHRLPWPDWSQTLSDDDRFLVEAWLNGREQWKEFEVRRRQIIRAAPAQINPAFDADFLEQLAAGDLSRTIAKTSDEIEKEAGNGAQEVRSWIAMTAAVGAGRGTTLAYAPVDEWLTGMAVALFEPLDEGDRA; encoded by the coding sequence ATGAGCCGGATCGTGCTGGGCGTGGGGGCATCCCACAGCACGCTGATGAACACGCACTGGGACGAGGTCGACCACCTGCCGGCGGCCCACGAGTTCCGCGACGGCCTGGGCCGGGCGGCCGACGCCATCGCGGCCGCGCGGCCGGACGCCGTCGTGGTCATCGGCAGCAACCACTTCCGGGGGCTCTTCCTGGACCTGATGCCGTCGATCACGGTCGGCGTCTCCGAGGTGATCGGCGCCGGTGAGGCGAACACCCCGGCCGGACCGCTCCCGGTCGACCGGGACCTGGCCAAGCACATCGTCGACACCCTGGTCGACAGCTCGTTCGACCCCGCGTTCTCGCTGCGGCTCACGGTGGACCACGGCATCACGCACGGTCTGCAGCATCTCGTGCCCGCGCTCGACGTGCCGATCGTGCCGATCGTGCTCAACATGTTCGCGCCGCCGCTGATCCCCCTGGCGCGAGCCGAGGCCATCGGCCGAACGCTGCGTGCCGCCCTGGAGTCCGACGGCCGGGACCAGCGGATCGTCGTCATCGCCTCCGGCGGCCTCTCGCACCGGCTGCCCTGGCCCGACTGGTCGCAGACCCTGTCCGACGACGACCGCTTCCTGGTCGAGGCCTGGCTCAACGGTCGCGAGCAGTGGAAGGAGTTCGAGGTCCGGCGCCGTCAGATCATCCGCGCCGCTCCGGCCCAGATCAATCCCGCGTTCGACGCGGACTTCCTCGAGCAGCTCGCCGCCGGCGACCTGTCGCGCACGATCGCGAAGACGAGCGACGAGATCGAGAAGGAGGCCGGCAACGGCGCCCAGGAGGTGCGCTCCTGGATCGCGATGACGGCTGCCGTCGGCGCCGGCCGCGGCACGACCCTGGCCTACGCCCCGGTGGACGAATGGCTGACCGGAATGGCAGTGGCTCTGTTCGAGCCGCTCGACGAAGGAGACCGAGCATGA
- a CDS encoding alpha/beta fold hydrolase: MTLWTQLSTTDYRHGFIDAGGLRTRYVRAGAGDPIIMLHGTSGHLEAFVRNLTVLSDEFDCHAVDMVGHGYTEGPDADYRIPRYVEHVLAYLDAQGIAKAHFIGESLGGWVAGRLAADHPDRVGSLILVAPGGTVANPPVMERIRTSTRAAVESDDIALTRQRLELLMYDAANVSDELVDVRHAIYHRPEFVARIDRLLCLQTMENRVEDLLSPEQMARIAAPTRIVWGAENPFGDVPEAQRMHASIPGSELEIYGECGHWPQHEHADRFNKEAREFLGRSGALA; the protein is encoded by the coding sequence ATGACCCTGTGGACCCAGCTGAGCACGACCGACTACCGCCACGGCTTCATCGACGCCGGCGGGCTCCGCACCCGCTACGTGCGGGCCGGCGCCGGCGACCCGATCATCATGCTGCACGGGACGAGCGGCCACCTGGAGGCCTTCGTCCGCAACCTCACGGTGCTCTCCGACGAGTTCGACTGCCATGCCGTGGACATGGTCGGCCACGGCTACACCGAGGGGCCCGACGCCGACTACCGGATCCCGCGCTACGTCGAGCACGTGCTCGCCTACCTGGACGCCCAGGGCATCGCGAAGGCGCACTTCATCGGCGAGTCGCTGGGCGGCTGGGTGGCCGGCCGGCTCGCCGCCGACCATCCCGACCGGGTCGGCAGCCTGATCCTGGTCGCCCCCGGCGGCACGGTCGCGAACCCTCCCGTCATGGAGCGCATCCGCACGAGCACCCGGGCCGCGGTCGAGAGCGACGACATCGCGCTCACCCGCCAGCGGCTCGAGCTCCTCATGTACGACGCCGCGAACGTCTCCGACGAGCTCGTCGACGTCCGGCACGCGATCTACCACCGCCCCGAGTTCGTCGCCCGCATCGACCGCCTGCTGTGCCTGCAGACCATGGAGAACCGGGTCGAGGACCTGCTCTCGCCCGAGCAGATGGCTCGGATCGCGGCGCCCACGCGCATCGTGTGGGGCGCCGAGAACCCGTTCGGCGACGTCCCCGAGGCACAGCGCATGCATGCGTCCATCCCCGGCTCGGAGCTGGAGATCTACGGCGAGTGCGGCCACTGGCCCCAGCACGAGCACGCGGACCGCTTCAACAAGGAGGCCCGCGAGTTCCTCGGCCGCAGCGGCGCGCTCGCATGA
- a CDS encoding LLM class flavin-dependent oxidoreductase: protein MSLPIGIRLPPCTRADEVAQLARRAEDLGFAQVFLPDSQVLWRDAFLTAYAVALATDSIRIGTAVSNVVTRHPSVVAGLTRTIGEIAVGRFDLGLGVGNSSVEPVGLRPSRQDDLRAGVGVIRASLAGETVDYGPVSSRMRDPHPGVPVLLAASGPRNLRLAGEIADGAILLSGVSAEAVARSRGLVEAGAREAGKAPEDVRIIVSAHARVSDDIERDARVLKPICAGIAQHGGQAALRAAGIEIEVPVHVPEVYPDLVHAEDWDLAVDVCGRWVSDADAVRFAQEFCLFGTPAEIAAKLDLVERAGATSVFLQHVGSYDLPRDLVEEVGAEVLGVPAR from the coding sequence ATGAGCCTGCCGATCGGCATCCGGCTGCCTCCGTGCACCCGCGCCGACGAGGTGGCGCAGCTCGCCCGACGAGCCGAGGACCTCGGCTTCGCCCAGGTGTTCCTGCCCGACTCCCAGGTCCTGTGGCGCGACGCCTTCCTCACCGCCTACGCCGTGGCGCTGGCGACGGACTCGATCCGGATCGGCACGGCGGTCAGCAATGTCGTCACCCGGCACCCCAGTGTCGTCGCCGGCCTGACCCGCACCATCGGCGAGATCGCCGTCGGCCGGTTCGACCTGGGCCTGGGGGTCGGCAACAGCTCGGTCGAGCCGGTCGGGCTCCGACCGAGCCGCCAGGACGACCTCCGTGCCGGGGTGGGCGTGATCCGTGCCAGCCTGGCCGGCGAGACCGTCGACTACGGACCGGTCAGCTCCCGGATGCGGGACCCGCATCCGGGAGTGCCGGTCCTGCTGGCCGCGAGCGGTCCGCGCAACCTCCGGCTCGCCGGCGAGATCGCCGATGGCGCGATCCTGCTGAGCGGCGTCTCCGCGGAGGCCGTCGCTCGCTCCCGCGGTCTCGTCGAGGCCGGTGCGCGCGAGGCGGGCAAGGCGCCCGAGGACGTCCGGATCATCGTCTCCGCCCATGCCCGGGTCAGCGACGACATCGAGCGGGACGCGCGGGTCCTCAAGCCGATCTGCGCGGGGATCGCCCAGCACGGCGGCCAGGCCGCGCTGCGCGCCGCCGGCATCGAGATCGAGGTGCCCGTCCACGTGCCGGAGGTCTATCCCGACCTCGTGCACGCCGAGGACTGGGACCTCGCGGTCGACGTCTGCGGCCGGTGGGTCAGCGATGCGGACGCGGTGCGCTTCGCCCAGGAGTTCTGCCTGTTCGGCACTCCGGCCGAGATCGCCGCCAAGCTCGACCTGGTCGAGCGGGCCGGCGCGACCTCGGTGTTCCTCCAGCACGTCGGCTCCTACGACCTGCCGCGCGACCTCGTCGAGGAGGTCGGCGCGGAGGTGCTCGGGGTGCCTGCCCGCTGA
- a CDS encoding MmgE/PrpD family protein translates to MAGATLATLVRRGTAAAALARAGEKGVARAAGLLSIDTLACLVVGAGHPTLGRLLDSQDPAPVDGGWTPLAAPDVGRARTDALVVDVTAAHIDELDAVHPASGTVPGAVVVPLAVHLGARTDTSGPELLAAVAAGYEVTAVAAELLGGPRLYRSSWWPGSVAGRLGAAMTASCLLGLDEERTRWALALASASVGGLLSEDVFADGHYVLLGDAAAAGLRAALRAAAGLRASPTLLDGPARRAFAVPADGSVDGGPRIVEGMHKEFPCSTPLQAVIRGLECLAGRAGRAAIGTASAVEVTLPAAMTAYISTDRVVDGPPEAAASLAYSVGAVAEGRERDVRYFRTADPATAFGGELMLVPVPAADAVELTVTSARGDVVRHREPLRLELDPAEVVTRKLGVLFDGDPRWTALPGETAGGLAPRELTRLLAERR, encoded by the coding sequence ATGGCCGGGGCCACGCTCGCGACCCTCGTCCGCCGCGGTACGGCGGCCGCCGCCCTGGCGCGCGCGGGCGAGAAGGGCGTGGCGCGAGCGGCCGGGCTGCTGAGCATCGACACCCTGGCCTGCCTGGTGGTCGGCGCCGGGCACCCGACGCTGGGCCGGCTGCTGGACTCCCAGGACCCGGCGCCGGTCGACGGCGGATGGACGCCGCTGGCGGCGCCGGACGTCGGCCGGGCCCGGACGGACGCGCTCGTCGTCGATGTGACCGCCGCCCACATCGACGAGCTGGACGCCGTGCACCCGGCGTCGGGCACGGTGCCCGGTGCCGTGGTGGTGCCGCTCGCCGTGCACCTCGGTGCCCGGACGGACACCTCGGGCCCGGAGCTGCTGGCCGCGGTCGCCGCAGGCTACGAGGTCACCGCCGTCGCGGCCGAGCTGCTGGGCGGGCCGCGGCTGTACCGGTCCTCCTGGTGGCCGGGGTCCGTGGCGGGGCGGCTGGGCGCCGCGATGACGGCGTCGTGCCTGCTCGGGCTCGACGAGGAGCGGACCCGGTGGGCGCTGGCCCTCGCGTCCGCGTCGGTGGGAGGCCTGCTCAGCGAGGACGTCTTCGCCGACGGGCACTACGTGCTCCTCGGCGATGCCGCGGCGGCGGGCCTGCGGGCGGCCCTGCGCGCCGCGGCCGGGCTGCGCGCCTCGCCGACGCTCCTCGACGGCCCCGCCCGCCGGGCCTTCGCCGTACCGGCGGACGGATCCGTCGACGGCGGGCCTCGCATCGTCGAGGGGATGCACAAGGAGTTCCCGTGCTCGACCCCGCTGCAGGCCGTGATCCGCGGTCTGGAGTGCCTCGCGGGACGGGCCGGCCGCGCGGCGATCGGCACGGCGAGCGCCGTCGAGGTGACGCTGCCCGCTGCGATGACGGCCTACATCTCGACCGACCGCGTCGTGGACGGCCCACCCGAGGCGGCCGCGAGCCTGGCCTACTCGGTGGGCGCGGTTGCCGAGGGACGGGAGCGGGACGTCCGGTACTTCCGGACCGCCGACCCCGCGACCGCCTTCGGGGGTGAGCTCATGCTGGTGCCGGTCCCCGCAGCCGACGCGGTCGAGCTCACCGTGACCTCGGCGCGGGGCGATGTCGTGCGGCATCGCGAGCCGCTGCGGCTCGAGCTCGATCCGGCGGAGGTCGTCACGCGCAAGCTCGGCGTGCTGTTCGACGGCGACCCGCGCTGGACGGCGCTCCCGGGTGAGACGGCCGGCGGCCTCGCGCCGCGCGAACTGACCCGGCTCCTCGCCGAGCGTCGCTGA
- a CDS encoding MFS transporter — translation MPSHPPSFLVRYNVRRKEPDHDQHDRTEYDDGRPRRRRGARHARGGLRAPFLVGTLAIQMGRTMAFGAGDVATAVAGYYAVSALLSPFSGRFVAWCGPATALRLAAAGSMLGLVGVALAGSAAAVVAALTLIGIPNSLVQPASNQILSGIGPGRTRAVAFGAVQSAIPASTLIAGALLAAVGGSSSWRPAVWAVAGLVAAVQLVIPSGPAAAHRAPRARAYADQEGGGAFAGAVGGPSLVAALVGGAFLASIAATTLPSFLAVTGQHAGVSPQVVGAVQMAGSLTCIAARVIASWSGGRHQGADSLRVVGMMLAGGALGYVLLGTGSGWGFLVGALAAYGLGWGWNGLFNLSVTQARPHSIAAVTGLTQGGVFFGGVCGPLLFAAVAGPGRYGPAWYVIAIAAAASAALIAHARQRWVRGGVVL, via the coding sequence ATGCCTTCCCACCCGCCGTCCTTTCTTGTACGGTACAACGTACGGCGAAAGGAGCCGGACCATGACCAGCACGATCGAACCGAGTACGACGACGGGCGTCCGCGCCGTCGCCGGGGTGCTCGGCACGCTCGTGGCGGTCTCCGTGCCCCCTTCCTGGTCGGCACGCTCGCCATCCAGATGGGTCGCACCATGGCCTTCGGGGCGGGCGACGTCGCGACGGCGGTGGCCGGCTACTACGCGGTCTCGGCCCTGCTCTCGCCGTTCTCCGGCCGGTTCGTCGCGTGGTGCGGTCCGGCGACCGCTCTGCGGCTCGCCGCCGCCGGCAGCATGCTCGGTCTGGTCGGCGTCGCCCTGGCGGGCAGCGCGGCGGCCGTCGTGGCCGCCCTGACCCTGATCGGGATCCCCAACTCGCTCGTGCAGCCGGCGTCCAACCAGATCCTGTCGGGCATCGGTCCCGGCCGGACCCGCGCGGTCGCCTTCGGCGCCGTGCAGTCCGCGATCCCCGCGTCGACCCTCATCGCCGGCGCCCTGCTCGCCGCGGTGGGCGGCTCCAGCTCGTGGCGCCCCGCCGTCTGGGCGGTCGCCGGCCTGGTGGCGGCCGTGCAGCTGGTCATCCCGTCCGGTCCGGCCGCCGCTCACCGTGCGCCCCGAGCCCGGGCCTACGCGGACCAGGAGGGCGGAGGGGCCTTCGCCGGCGCGGTCGGCGGACCGTCCCTGGTCGCGGCACTGGTCGGCGGTGCGTTCCTGGCGTCGATCGCCGCGACGACCCTGCCGTCCTTCCTCGCCGTCACCGGCCAGCACGCCGGGGTGTCCCCGCAGGTCGTGGGCGCCGTCCAGATGGCCGGCAGCCTGACCTGCATCGCCGCCCGGGTGATCGCGTCCTGGTCGGGCGGACGCCACCAGGGGGCGGACTCGCTGCGGGTCGTCGGGATGATGCTGGCCGGCGGCGCCCTCGGCTACGTGCTGCTGGGCACCGGATCGGGCTGGGGGTTCCTCGTCGGGGCGCTCGCCGCCTACGGGCTCGGCTGGGGCTGGAACGGCCTGTTCAACCTGAGCGTCACGCAGGCGCGCCCGCACAGCATCGCGGCCGTCACCGGCCTGACCCAGGGCGGCGTCTTCTTCGGCGGTGTGTGCGGACCGCTCCTGTTCGCCGCCGTCGCCGGGCCCGGCCGCTACGGGCCGGCCTGGTACGTCATCGCGATCGCCGCGGCCGCATCGGCCGCGTTGATCGCTCATGCCAGACAACGTTGGGTGAGAGGCGGAGTGGTGCTATGA
- a CDS encoding PDR/VanB family oxidoreductase, producing MTDWDDEGVLDLMIGAMRIEADGVLSLELVDPEGGILPAWTPGAHIDVGLPEVVRQYSLCGDPADRDRYVVGVLAEPESRGGSSHIHDEARPGDLVEVGGPRNHFELVPAKRYLFIAGGIGITPILPMIRQAEAERVPWRLVYGGRTRSSMAFRDLLAGYGDRVRIQPEDEAGRLDIAGILADPEEGTAVYCCGPTGLIDAVEGACETWPEGALNVERFAGKDLSGLESAPVTVRCAKSDVTVAVAADESILDALETVGISVANACRDGVCGSCEVRVLQGEPDHRDSFRSPGESDDTTLAVCVSRARTPELVLDI from the coding sequence ATGACCGACTGGGACGACGAGGGCGTCTTGGACCTGATGATCGGCGCGATGCGGATCGAGGCCGACGGCGTACTGAGCCTCGAGCTCGTCGATCCGGAGGGTGGGATCCTGCCTGCGTGGACGCCGGGCGCCCACATCGACGTCGGGCTGCCCGAGGTGGTGCGGCAGTACTCGTTGTGCGGGGACCCGGCCGACCGTGACCGCTACGTCGTGGGCGTGCTCGCCGAGCCGGAGTCGCGGGGCGGGTCGAGCCACATCCACGACGAGGCCCGTCCGGGAGACCTGGTCGAGGTCGGCGGTCCGCGCAACCACTTCGAGTTGGTGCCCGCCAAGCGCTATCTGTTCATCGCCGGCGGCATCGGCATCACGCCGATCCTCCCGATGATCCGCCAGGCCGAGGCCGAGCGGGTGCCGTGGCGGCTCGTGTACGGCGGCCGCACGCGCTCGTCGATGGCCTTCCGGGACCTGCTCGCGGGCTACGGCGACCGGGTCCGGATCCAGCCGGAGGACGAAGCCGGCCGGCTCGACATCGCCGGGATCCTGGCGGACCCCGAGGAGGGCACCGCGGTCTACTGCTGTGGCCCGACGGGCCTGATCGACGCGGTCGAGGGTGCGTGCGAGACGTGGCCCGAGGGCGCCCTGAACGTGGAGCGGTTCGCGGGCAAGGACCTCTCCGGGCTGGAGTCCGCGCCGGTGACGGTGCGCTGCGCGAAGTCCGACGTCACCGTCGCCGTGGCCGCCGACGAGAGCATCCTCGACGCCCTCGAGACGGTGGGCATCAGCGTCGCGAACGCCTGCCGCGACGGCGTGTGCGGCTCCTGCGAGGTACGGGTGCTGCAGGGCGAGCCCGACCACCGGGACTCGTTCCGCTCCCCAGGGGAGAGCGACGACACCACGCTCGCGGTCTGCGTCTCCCGCGCCCGCACGCCCGAGCTCGTCCTGGACATCTGA
- a CDS encoding Rieske 2Fe-2S domain-containing protein, which produces MSLTENEQSTTDAPERKAARRRLPGEAPPAPRRAPAGRRPHAARRTTGSNEHGNDWSSWPLYDAAELGFRDYWYPVMWAEQVGRKPVPIELLGERIVLVREKDEIFGLHDRCPHRGVPLSLGRRQYEGTISCPYHGWTYELDSGRMCAALTDGPDSPINNKVKVSTYPVEQRLGLVWVYVGDAQGDDVPPVERDIPDELLDNDFVMGGRWDIREGNWRFAAENGFDEGHAKYLHNTALWRLFKVMPAWNMTRIVEEDGWLIRVQDEVHWEAEFPGLGTWTNKRWWKRMPLPDAPGKGKRVNPVIKALDIPGFVSFRLPGLLRVAYPEFIHFEWYVPVNEDQVRYVQIIVRFEKGAKASIFKAKYLTAIRWLFHGQFTGQDAWMVDVMNAPPEKLYRPDLSLTAIRRHVEQVAPTVQVDRTPGSKRRPPVE; this is translated from the coding sequence ATGAGCCTCACCGAGAACGAGCAGTCGACGACGGACGCGCCCGAGCGCAAGGCGGCCAGACGCCGCCTGCCGGGTGAGGCGCCGCCCGCCCCGCGGCGTGCCCCCGCGGGCCGTAGGCCGCACGCCGCCCGACGTACGACGGGATCGAACGAGCACGGCAACGACTGGTCGTCGTGGCCTCTGTACGACGCCGCCGAGCTCGGCTTCCGCGACTACTGGTACCCCGTCATGTGGGCCGAGCAGGTGGGCAGGAAGCCGGTGCCGATCGAGCTGCTCGGCGAGCGGATCGTCCTGGTCCGCGAGAAGGACGAGATCTTCGGTCTGCACGACCGCTGCCCTCATCGCGGGGTGCCGCTCTCGCTGGGCCGGCGCCAGTACGAGGGCACGATCAGCTGCCCCTACCACGGCTGGACCTACGAGCTCGACAGCGGCCGGATGTGCGCGGCGCTGACCGACGGGCCGGACTCGCCGATCAACAACAAGGTCAAGGTGTCGACGTACCCCGTCGAGCAGCGCCTCGGCCTGGTCTGGGTCTACGTCGGCGACGCCCAGGGCGACGATGTCCCGCCGGTCGAGCGGGACATCCCCGACGAGCTGCTCGACAACGACTTCGTGATGGGCGGCCGCTGGGACATCCGCGAGGGCAACTGGCGCTTCGCGGCCGAGAACGGCTTCGACGAGGGCCACGCGAAGTACCTCCACAACACGGCGCTGTGGCGGCTGTTCAAGGTGATGCCCGCGTGGAACATGACGCGCATCGTCGAGGAGGACGGCTGGCTGATCCGGGTGCAGGACGAGGTGCACTGGGAGGCCGAGTTCCCCGGTCTCGGGACGTGGACCAACAAGCGCTGGTGGAAGCGGATGCCGCTGCCCGACGCCCCGGGCAAGGGCAAGCGGGTCAACCCGGTCATCAAGGCGCTGGACATCCCCGGCTTCGTGTCCTTCCGGCTGCCCGGCCTGCTGCGCGTCGCCTACCCGGAGTTCATCCACTTCGAGTGGTACGTCCCCGTCAACGAGGACCAGGTCCGCTACGTGCAGATCATCGTGCGCTTCGAGAAGGGCGCGAAGGCCTCGATCTTCAAGGCGAAGTACCTCACCGCCATCCGGTGGCTCTTCCACGGCCAGTTCACCGGCCAGGACGCCTGGATGGTCGACGTGATGAACGCCCCGCCGGAGAAGCTCTACCGCCCCGACCTGTCGCTGACGGCGATCCGTCGTCACGTCGAGCAGGTGGCGCCGACCGTCCAGGTCGACCGCACGCCCGGCTCGAAGCGCCGGCCCCCGGTCGAATGA
- a CDS encoding alpha/beta fold hydrolase: MSDDRPRLAVQRRGGGASGPPLVVLHGGGPGCHAAADFRALLPHLADRDLLLVDLPGYGSSPLPDGRGPRMAGCADALAAVLDDGAVARCDILTTSLGGIVAMVLSARRPELVGRLVACGSQPLPAPPGIAADPALGPRARTAYYSEGEPTPERLRETVLALEWREPGRIPAELVRIRHAASVSPASLAVATDPSLLGEPDDLSGLLGEVRAETLVLWGEHDPFGEPAYASWLADGLSRGSAAVVAGAAHHPQSEFPERTAELARAHLSWTRGEP, encoded by the coding sequence ATGAGCGACGACCGCCCCCGCCTCGCCGTCCAGCGGCGCGGTGGGGGAGCGTCGGGGCCGCCGCTCGTGGTCCTGCACGGAGGCGGACCCGGCTGCCACGCCGCGGCGGACTTCCGCGCCCTGCTGCCGCACCTGGCCGACCGGGACCTGCTCCTGGTCGACCTGCCCGGCTACGGCTCCTCGCCACTGCCCGACGGCCGCGGTCCGCGGATGGCGGGCTGCGCCGATGCGCTGGCCGCGGTGCTCGACGACGGCGCGGTGGCGCGGTGCGACATCCTCACGACCTCGCTCGGCGGGATCGTGGCGATGGTCCTGTCCGCCCGCCGCCCCGAGCTGGTCGGCCGGCTGGTCGCCTGCGGGAGCCAGCCGCTCCCGGCGCCGCCCGGCATCGCGGCCGACCCGGCGCTGGGCCCGCGGGCCCGGACGGCGTACTACAGCGAGGGCGAGCCGACCCCCGAGCGACTGCGGGAGACGGTGCTGGCGCTGGAGTGGCGCGAGCCCGGCCGGATCCCGGCCGAGCTCGTCCGGATCCGGCACGCCGCGAGCGTGTCTCCGGCGAGCCTGGCCGTCGCGACCGACCCGAGCCTCCTCGGCGAGCCGGACGACCTCTCCGGCCTGCTCGGCGAAGTGCGCGCCGAGACCCTCGTGCTGTGGGGCGAGCACGACCCGTTCGGTGAGCCGGCGTACGCCAGCTGGCTCGCGGACGGCCTGTCCCGCGGCTCCGCGGCCGTGGTGGCCGGCGCCGCCCACCACCCCCAGTCCGAGTTCCCCGAGCGCACCGCCGAGCTGGCGCGCGCCCACCTGTCCTGGACCCGAGGAGAGCCATGA